A region of the Desulfobacter postgatei 2ac9 genome:
TGGCTATCCTGATTTGTACAACCATGTACGGCACAGCATCTGCAGGGGAGCTGGGAATAATCACCGGCGGCGCAAAAGGTACGTACTTCCAATTCGGCCTGAACCTGAAGGAATTAGGCAAAAAATTTGGATATAACATCCATGTATACAACTCCCGGGGATCCGTGGAAAATGTATATGCCGTGTACAAGCGCCCCAAGACCGAGATGGGTATTGTCCAGTCCGATGTACTGGCATTTGTGCTCAAGGTGCAATCCAACAAGGTCCTAAAGAGTATTGCAAGAAAGACTAAAATGGTTTTCCCCTTGTACAACGAAGAGGTCCATCTGCTGGGTAAAACCGAAGTTACGTCGTTTGATGACCTGGAAAACAGGCGGGTGGCCGTGGACAAGGAAGGTTCGGGCACCTATCTCACTGCCAAGCTCCTTTTTGAGATTTCGGGTATCAAACCGGCCCAAACCCTGGCCGTGGGCACGGATGATGCCTTGTCCATGCTCAAGGCCGGCACCATTGACGCCATGTTCTATGTGGCCGGATTTCCCGTAGCCCTTTTTTCCGAGCAGGTTACGGTCGGGGATGGGTTGCACATCGTGCCCATAGGCAACAAAAGCATTACCGAATTCTACCCTGTTGCCGAGATTCCGGTCGGCACCTATCCATGGCAGAGCCAATCCGTATCCACCGTTGCGGTGAAGGCTGTTCTGGTCTCCTTTGATTTCAGGGGGAACAGTTGCGATTCCCTGGGACAATTTGCCAACATTGTTTACGATAACCTGGAGTGGCTCAAACAAAACGGTCATCCGAAATGGAAAAGCGTAGACCTGGACTATCCCCTCAAAGGATGGGATCAGTATGACTGCGTTAAAAAACATCGCAGAGGCGGCAATCCCAGAGAAACGGGTCAGCCTATGGAAGAGAACCCTTTGCTGGATGCCATAAAAGAGATGCTCTGAATCTGGCTTATCTGAACCGGGACCGACCAAGGGAGGCACACCATGTATTGCACCCATTTCAACCTGAAAAAAAAACCTTTCCAGCTCAGTTCGGATAACAGCTTTCTGTGGTTGGGCAACACCCACGCCAGGGCTTTAGACCTTCTCAAACGCGGTATTGAAGGGCCTGAGGGGTTGCTGATCCTCACCGGAGACATCGGTACGGGCAAGACCACCCTGATCCATGAACTGCGCCATTGCCTGCCCCAAGAGACCGCAGTGGCCCATATCACAGATCCGAGCATTGAACTTCACTATCTGTTTCTTTCCATTGCCCGGGCCCTGGGATTTGATGAGCTTTATAGGGAAGGTGAAGAATTTGGCCCGGTACTGTCGGCTTTTTTAAACCGCCTCCAC
Encoded here:
- a CDS encoding TAXI family TRAP transporter solute-binding subunit, with the protein product MIRKLILVLAILICTTMYGTASAGELGIITGGAKGTYFQFGLNLKELGKKFGYNIHVYNSRGSVENVYAVYKRPKTEMGIVQSDVLAFVLKVQSNKVLKSIARKTKMVFPLYNEEVHLLGKTEVTSFDDLENRRVAVDKEGSGTYLTAKLLFEISGIKPAQTLAVGTDDALSMLKAGTIDAMFYVAGFPVALFSEQVTVGDGLHIVPIGNKSITEFYPVAEIPVGTYPWQSQSVSTVAVKAVLVSFDFRGNSCDSLGQFANIVYDNLEWLKQNGHPKWKSVDLDYPLKGWDQYDCVKKHRRGGNPRETGQPMEENPLLDAIKEML